In one Diabrotica virgifera virgifera chromosome 5, PGI_DIABVI_V3a genomic region, the following are encoded:
- the LOC114332361 gene encoding pupal cuticle protein C1B-like — MFKIFAFLFAVLALAFAAPKAQPVPQVLAAYSAPAVVSSYSYPYAAASYAAPVAYSAGYGSLAYSAPLAYY; from the exons atgttcaaaatt ttcGCTTTCTTGTTCGCTGTTTTGGCTCTAGCTTTCGCAGCACCAAAGGCCCAACCAGTACCACAAGTATTAGCTGCGTACAGCGCACCAGCTGTTGTTAGCAGTTACTCATATCCATACGCTGCTGCCAGTTATGCTGCCCCAGTTGCTTACTCCGCTGGATATGGTTCTTTAGCTTATTCTGCACCACTGGCTTATTACTGA